From Rutidosis leptorrhynchoides isolate AG116_Rl617_1_P2 chromosome 3, CSIRO_AGI_Rlap_v1, whole genome shotgun sequence, a single genomic window includes:
- the LOC139899402 gene encoding uncharacterized protein produces MSPKTLSNSRHAIDTCTFQLHSWRPFHLPTTLNKTLEKTENTNNQNQSSSSKPQKRRCLTDRATSFSIETLDMSKLSLFDDDGNGSRSSVKSKRDRIPWMAKKRRRRGSRSVSGRSCSVGASNAYGTCSDFMMANNGGTDSSGELFVNGDVNWASDASDVKNLRRDSGGDRDNSNTNTNTNSNGYMALHHYHGNLDNQGNESGYGSEPGYRGDAEFGYGDEFDEEEDDTRLLFWGNRLGDTQNMEIIGENTLQKAHHRCRRKKHDLRMVDAV; encoded by the exons ATGTCACCAAAAACCCTGAGCAATTCACGTCACGCAATTGACACCTGCACATTTCAGCTTCACAGCTGGCGACCATTTCATCTCCCCACCACTCTCAACAAAACCCTAGAAAAAACCGAAAATACCAACAATCAAAATCAATCATCATCTTCAAAACCTCAAAAACGCCGTTGTCTTACCGATCGTGCAACCTCATTTTCAATTGAAACCTTAGACATGTCGAAACTGTCGTTATTCGATGACGACGGTAACGGTTCGCGATCATCTGTTAAATCGAAACGTGATCGGATACCATGGATGGCTAAAAAGCGCCGTAGACGTGGATCGCGATCGGTTTCGGGTCGGAGTTGTTCGGTTGGTGCTTCGAATGCTTACGGTACGTGTTCGGATTTTATGATGGCGAATAACGGTGGGACGGATTCGAGCGGTGAGCTGTTTGTTAATGGAGATGTGAATTGGGCTTCAGATGCAAGTGATGTTAAGAATTTGAGGAGAGATAGTGGGGGAGATAGAGACAACTCGAATACGAACACGAACACGAATAGTAATGGTTATATGGCATTACATCATTATCATGGTAATTTGGATAATCAAGGAAATGAATCAGGGTATGGAAGTGAACCTGGGTATAGAGGTGATGCTGAGTTTGGATATGGTGATGAGTTTGATGAAGAAGAGGATGATACCAGACTATTGTTTTGGGGCAATCGATTAGGAG ATACACAAAATATGGAGATAATAGGTGAGAATACGTTGCAGAAAGCTCATCACAGGTGTCGTCGCAAGAAACATGACCTTAGAATGGTTGATGCTGTTTAA